CTTCTAATGTACCACGGGCATTCCAGTGTCGGCTATTGTAACCTGCTTAATGTGCACGGACAGCTCGCCAGCACGGACCTTCAGCCTGAGAGGCGAGCTGTCAGAAGCTATCAGTCTCTCCTCTCGGATGTGTTTTCTGGCGCTGCCTTTTGGCGGGGCCTGTGCACTTCGACAGGCCGTCTGCAGCAGGAGTGGACAGGCGTGGGTGGGTGGCTGCAGGCAGAGCGGCGGGGGATGGATGGCGGCCGGAGGCTCGCCTGGGAAGCCTGCTGCGAGCTGCGCTTGACAGGCCCCGTTGGAAGTTTCACATGTTGATTTTAGCCGGGTTTCGTTGTAAGGACTCGGCTTTCCAGCGGTGACAGGGCGGGGTGGGGCCGTGCAGCTTCTAGTATTTcacatttctcctgtttttttctctctcctgtagGAGTGTGATGTCAGGCTTGTGGGCAGGCCCTGGAAACTCCCCCCAAGACTTTAACGTCATGTGCTACTATGAGAGCTAACACAGAAACTCTCACTGCAGTCCTGGCATGCAGAGGAGAAGCAGACGGCGAGCTCTGGGAAGGAAGATCGGAGGCCACAATGCCTGCTGAGTTGGTGCTTTGAGGATACAGGCTTGGACTATCAAGAACAGGATTACCtcttttgtttttgcacttttcCCTTCATCTCAGTACTTGACTGCATTTGCTACCAGTACTGGACTCCCAACATGTGTCATGTCATTGTCACTTGCCGCTCAATGCTATGGACTCTTCTCAGCATCGTGGTCGCCTTTGCGGAACTCATTGCCTTCATGAGTACGGATTGGCTGATCGGAAAAGCCAAGGCTGTAGGTGGCCAGGACACGGACAACAAGACTGGGGACGAGTCAGAGGAGCCATACCGCCCGACCCTTGGCATCTATGGGCGCTGCTTTAAGATGTCACGCGTGCAGTACGCGCGAAGGGACATGCTTTGTGGGCCATATGCGGAGACCTTTGGGGAGATTGCGAGTGGCTTCTGGCAGGCCACGGCGATCTTCTTGGCTGTGGGTATCTTCATTCTCTGTGCTGTAGCCTTCGTGTCAGTTTTCACCATGTGTGTGCAGAGCGTCATGAAGAAGAGCATCTTCAATGTCTGTGGGCTTCTACAAGGCATTGCAGGTAGGTGTGGAAGGGGGGAAAGTTAAACATAATCTGCTCTTCTTCTCCCAGGGGTCTGAAAGTTAGGGTTGGTGGGAACCAAAGTTAGGCTATTATCTTCCTCCCACTTAAAGTTTGCCATTGGAAGAATTCGTCTTCAGAGACCTATCAGAATTTGAAATGCAGACAAAAATGTCCAGTGTTAGTTTTGCATCCCACCCATCGTACTGCCACCAAAGTAAGTCTAAGGGACGAAAACCTGATTTTTGGGGGGCTTCTGACGTCTGCAGTATGTAGCTCCATGTGGTGTATCCGATGCAGGTGTCGCAAGGAGTTTTCATTCGGGTGAGGAGAAAAGGGACACTTGCATTGACCTTGTTTCATAGCCACCTTTGCCTAATCTCAGTAAGTGTATTTGCTGCTAGAATCACTGTTGTGTGCTGCTATTTTCCTTTTGCTGTTTTACTTCTTTGAAAGCAGAGGTGTTGCATGCTGATGAGCCATGTTAAAGAAAATAAGCACATTATGTATTCACCAGCCAGGTTGCACTTTATATGTTGATGCTCGGATTTGACCTTTCGCCATTGTATGTCAAGGTTAAAGGTAGTGTATGCCTACAGTTGATTCATACTTTTCCTTTCCCCTCTTAATATTGATGGTTCAGTCACGCATAGCTGTCTTTGCCTACAATACACAGGTAAGCGAGGTGTTGGTTTTGCTGCATTCATTATGTTAATTATAGGAAAGTGAATTTCTAGGGGATGCTTCTCATAGTATTTTTTCCATACAGTACTAAACCCATCATCTGGGTATAGGGCAAGCGGTGTTCTCGACTGTCCCTCCCAAAATCATAAAATGCCGAGTCTGCAGTGCCATGATTTCAACCACCTTGCACACACCCCCCTGCAGCAGTGTATTTTGCTTCTTAGATAGGCTGGTTTCTGCCCTTTAGGGATTTCGCCCTTCCCTCTTTGGTTGTTGTAGTGTTTCCCCTTCAGTGCAGCATGTGTATTTCTTGGGCCTACACTTTTAATATACTTAGTGGAGGATCTGTCAACTTTTACATCAGTATTTTACTCCATGAACAAAGCAGTTGGGGTCTCTGTGTAGACCCCGAGCAGCTCTTCCTTTGGTGGAAGTGCATAGAAGTAGGGACGATTCACCAGCTGGCGCTCCCAGCCATAAACCGTGCTGTGCTGCGGCCAGCGTTTGCCCTGGAGTTTGTGTGGTCACCTGGGGTACAGTCATTGGCAGATTCACGAGAGGGGCTGGGAGACTCCGAGCACCACTGTGCTGCTTGACCCTATTGCCCAACCATTCCCAAGTGCCAGGCGCTTGAAGGGTGCCAGCCCCAGCAACAAAAAGACAAAAGGGCTGCCTGAAAGAGGCACCACTCAAAGATGTAGGGCCCTTTGCTGTATAGGGACAATAGCATATGCTGATGGAGTAGGGTGAGACCCTGTGTTAGAGAGGCCTGAGATCCTTTCCAAAATGGTATTAGCGTCACGCAGTAAAGGAAATAATACCTGGTGGCAAACCCACTGAAGTATGTAGTGAAATCTGCCAGGGGGTGTTTTCTTGTGCCAAAGGGATAATGGCTATAAGGTAGGGGAGAGGAAGTCCTGTGCTCGGGCAACAGCATGCAC
The genomic region above belongs to Pleurodeles waltl isolate 20211129_DDA chromosome 1_1, aPleWal1.hap1.20221129, whole genome shotgun sequence and contains:
- the LHFPL2 gene encoding LHFPL tetraspan subfamily member 2 protein, with protein sequence MCHVIVTCRSMLWTLLSIVVAFAELIAFMSTDWLIGKAKAVGGQDTDNKTGDESEEPYRPTLGIYGRCFKMSRVQYARRDMLCGPYAETFGEIASGFWQATAIFLAVGIFILCAVAFVSVFTMCVQSVMKKSIFNVCGLLQGIAGLFLILGLILYPAGWGCQKAVGFCGQYASAYKLGECSVGWAFYTAIGATVLTFICAVFSAQAEIATSSDKVQEEIEEGKNLICLL